In a genomic window of Oncorhynchus keta strain PuntledgeMale-10-30-2019 chromosome 26, Oket_V2, whole genome shotgun sequence:
- the LOC118358907 gene encoding 60S ribosomal protein L36, with protein sequence MAIRYPMAVGLSKGHPVTKNVTAPKHARRRGRLTKHSKFVRDMIREVCGFAPYERRAMELLKVSKDKRALKFIKKRIGTHIRAKRKREELSNVLAAMRKAAAKKD encoded by the exons ATGGCTATCAGGTATCCTATGGCCGTGGGCCTTAGTAAAGGCCACCCTGTAACCAAGAATGTGACTGCACCGAAACATGCACGTAGGCGAGGG CGTCTGACCAAGCACAGCAAGTTTGTGCGTGACATGATCCGTGAGGTGTGCGGCTTCGCCCCCTACGAGAGACGCGCCATGGAGTTGCTGAAAGTTTCCAAGGACAAGCGTGCCCTCAAGTTCATCAAGAAGAGG ATTGGAACTCACATCCGCGccaagagaaagagggaagagctCAGCAACGTTCTGGCTGCCATGAGGAAAGCCGCTGCCAAGAAGGATTAG